ATGATGGCGTCTGTTTCAGAACTCCTCGCAAACTCACTGAATGAACTAATAAAAGACCAACTCAAAGAGTTTCAGTGGCATCTGAAGAACCTTGATGGTGTTTTAGCGTCTAAACTGGAGAACGCAGATGTCTTAGATACAGTCGATAAGATGGTGCAGCGTTTTAAACCCAACGGAGCTGTGAAGATCACACTCAACATCCTGAGGAAGATGAACCAGAACCAGCTCGCTGAAGAGTTAGAGAACAAACACAGAGAAGGTACGACACTTTCAGCTCAAATGGAGGCGAAGTCAAGTGTTGTAAAGTCACTCTTGTCTTACTCTGATCTTAGGTGCTGCTCCAGTTGACAGTAAAGCTGTTGATCTTGGTCACAGTGAGCTCAGCAACAGACTGAAGAACTTCTTGAAACAGGAATATGAGCGGATATTGGATGGTAATTCAGACACTGGTCATCGGAAATACCTGAATGATATTTACACGGATCTCTACATAGTGAAGAATGAGACGGGCGGAGCAGTGAGTGAGCATGAAGTGAGACGAATTGAATTAAATCTCAACAAATCTGCCGCCACGGACACGGCAATCAAGtgtaatgacatatttaaagtcCAGAGTGAGACGGGTCGACGCAACAAAAAAGTGCTGACGATGGGCATCGCAGGTGTGGGCAAAACCGTCTCCGTCAATAAATTCATTCTTGACTGGGCTGAAGGGAAAGAGAATCAGgaaatcatgtttatttttccTCTGCCCTTCCGTCAACTGAACTGCATTCAAGAGGACTGCAGTGTAATGGAACTGATTCACAAAAACTTCTTTAGTTCTGATAAGGAACTTCCATCACTGCCTGAAGAAGAAGGTCAAGTCATGTTCATCTTTGACGGACTGGACGAGTGTCGCTTCCCTTTGAAATTTAAGAAGAGCGAGAAATTCACAGATGTTCACGAAAAAACAAAAGCGGGTGTGATAGTTACCAACCTGATCAAGAGAAACCTGCTTCCCTCTGCTCTCATCTGGATCACGTCCAGACCGGCAGCAGCCCATCTAATCCCTAGAGATCACATTGACCAGGTGTCAGAGGTCCGAGGATTCAACGATGAACAGAAGGAAAAATACTTCATCAAAAACAGCTGTCCTGATGTGTCCGAGAAAATCGTCTCTCACATCAAGACATCCAGAAGTCTCTACatcatgtgtcacattcccGTCTTCTGCTGGATCGCTCTCGGTGTTCTCAAACCTCTGTTGACTCAAAGGAAACCCGACAAAATTCCCACGACTCTCACAGGGATGTACATTTACTTCTTACTCTCTCAGATGGAACAGATGACGAAAAGATGCAATCAGTGTGTTGTTTCCTTTGAAGATGTTGTCGTGAAGCTCGGGGAACTGGCCTTCAAACAGCTTCAGAAAGGAAATCTGATTTTCTACAGAGAAGATCTTGAGGAGTGCGGTCTGGATGTCAGTGAAGGTTTGGTTTTCTCTGGGCTATGCACTCAGATATTTCAGACAGAAAAGCCAGTTTGTGGGAGGAAGGTCTACAGTTTTGTGCATCTCAGCGTTCAGGAATTCCTCGCTGCCCTCTATGTGCTTTTCATTTacaaagacagaaaaagaaaCCCATTCTCACACACGCTGGGGGAAAAACTTAAATGGATATTCAAAAATTCACCGTTTGATCATCATAAGACTGCAATTAAAAATGCTCTTCGCAGCAAGAACGGACATCTGGATGTGCTCCTGCGGTTCCTCATGGGTCTCTCACTCCAGTCCAATCAGAATGACCTGAAGGAACTTCTGCCCACACTGAAGATCACAGATGAAGATGATAAGAGCTTGAGACGCACTGCTGATTATATCAGAATGAGAATCGAGAACGAAGAATCCTCAGAGAAGAGCATCAATCTCTTCCACTGTCTGAATGAACTGAAAGATGTTTCGCTGATAACAGAAATCCAGAAGTATTTGATTGCAGGAGATCTTTCAGCTCCAGATCTGTATTCTGTTCAGTGGTCTGCTCTGGTGTTTGTGCTGCTGATGTCTGAAGAGACTCGAGAGATGTTTGAGCTGCAGAAATACAGAGGATCTGATGAAGCTCTGAATGGACTTCTGCCGGTGATCAGAAACACCAGTAGAGCTCTGTAAGATCCAtctttacattcattcattagcactcacataaaacaattattttgatttCTGAGGCATaatcagagccattgagagagagagagagagttgcgccaACGGAAGTTCATATAGTACATATAAAATTGTACATGTAAGTTAACCCCTTAACACAGCATGCAAAATAGGAATATTATTAGATATAAACAATTGATTTGCACTTGTCCACCTCGGAAGCCTAAACAATCCATTTCATGACAATAGAAGAACAGTCAAAAGTCTTAAGCATCTTTTAAGCACTGGATGGCACCCAAACTTTGAAGGCACCTCCAGTGCATGGTGTTAAAGACATTAATCTTGTTGGGTTTACTTGATTCAGTCATGTTCACTTAACATGataattttaatttaagaaaACATGCCTCAAACATGTGGAATCACTGATTGAATTATGTTAAACCAAAGAGCTTCTTTTTTTTAGTGCAAGTTTGAGCTAGAAACCTATacaattgtgttaaatgaaaGTTATTTGTTCAAGTAAAGTGAACAGCATCAAAAGATCTTTTTTTGCGTGAATGTTTTCCAGACTCTTACTTTACTGCTATGTTCATTTGATTTTTGCGTATTATGTTGGTTGTCTGTACGTTTGAGTTTAATATTTAAGTTTATCTTATCATGCACACAGTTTACAGAACTGTAATCTCACGGATGAGTGCTGTGAAAGTTTGTCTTCATGTCTGCAATCATCCAAGTGTCTCCTGAGAGAGCTGGACCTGAGTAACAATGATCTtcaggattcaggagtgaagctgatctctgaTGCTCTCAAGGACACAAACTGTCATCTACAGATACTGAGGTGTGTGTCTTTATACGGATTTCTGGTAAGAACTGAAAAGgcaaaataaagatgaaaacatgtctgttgatgtgttgtgtgtctgtAGGTTATCAGGTTGTATGGTGACAGATGAAGGATGTTGTTATTTGGCTTCAGCTCTGAGTTCAAACCCGTCACACCTGAGAGAACTCGACCTGAGCTACAATCACCCACAACACTCAGCACTTCAGCTGCTCGCTTATCAAAGTGATCCAAACTACACACTCAACAAACTCAAGTATGACACACAACACTAAGACTGACACATACTGACCTGTGTATTTaatgttgttatatttatttaaataaacgcTTAAATGATTCGATCACTGATTCAcacaatatatttattgtaactAATTATAACTGTGTCAAGGAAACAAAACGTGACatcatatttgtgtgtttgtgtatagtGTGGATCATGGAGGGGAGTTCAGAATTACGCCAGGACTACACAAGTGTAAGACGCATGTACACACGCATTTAGtgattgttgttttgttgcGTTATAAATGTCACTACTTGTGTTCAGATGCCTGTGATCTCACACTGGATCCAAACACAGCAAACGATTACCTTGTGCTGTCTGATGAGAACAAGGAGGTGACACACGATGAAAATTTACAGAGTTATCCTGATCATCCAGACAGATTTGACAGTCATCAGGTTATGTGTCGAGAGAGTCTGACTGGACGCTGTTACTGGGAGGCTGCGACAAGCGGATATTGTATTATATCGGTGGCATATCAAAGCATAGACAGGAAAGGAGCAAGTGATGACTGTGTGTTTGGATCCACCGTGAAATCATGGGGTCTGGAGTGCTCCAGTGACAGATTCACTGCCTGTcacaataataagaaaacagTCATTTCAGTACCTTCATCCTTCTCCAATCGAGTAGGGGTGTATCTGGACTGGCCGGCCGGCACTCTGTCCTTCTACAgcgtctctgacacacacacactcacacacttacacacattcaacacaacaTTCACTCAACCGCTCTATGCTGGATTTTATGTGTGTTATGTCACTTCAGTGTctctgtcaaaaaacaaacagtgaaagaagaaaagaaatACATTCACCCAAGCTCTCGGTCTATCTGTTAATTAGTGTGAATTAGCCTTATCGCTGACATATTTGTGTTTAGAGAATGATTACATGGAAggattaaataaacataaaagatTATGGGGGGGTTTCCATAACGGAATTGTCTTgtaactaaaataaatgttagcgCTATGTTAACCTTTTTGACATGACGTGCCATTCATTTTTACTTGGTAATTATTAAAATTGCCACATCAACATTAAGGTTTAATATTACCTTTTTTCACAATATAACGGCCCAGTATGTAATCTGTTTACATACATAAAACTAATCATTTTTGAAGAACAATTTTAGTTTTGAGCCACGAAGtagcaaaaacaacacaacatatTGAATATATAAGAAATTGTGATATTTTCCAAATAAACAACTAATGCACGACTGACTGTAGTAAACTCTTTTGTTATTAACAAAAAAGTGTGGTTGTTAAAAGAGGAGTAATTTTGTGAAGCgcaagagtcaagagctcaactactgatcacaataatggtgacatCAAATTAATCTTGTGTTCATTGTCAAAAAGGGGTTTGTTATTTGGTCAATAAAAGCAATTGATGCGATCTCCTGTTTCTTTATTATTGTTTGattattcagtttttattattcataataaGTCGATGAACTGTTGTCGGTTATATAAACTAATATTACTCAATTTATATAAGTAATTCATATTGAGAAATATTAGGTAGACTTTATCTAATTTCTTTCAGAGTGTCATGACTCATAGCTGATAAATTTAGGTACTCTTTACTTAAAAACTTAGAATAAAATATACTCAATCTAATTGAGTGGAAATTGTTGCCTCAGTTTTATTGAGTAGATTCAGTAAGTTTGCATATAGTTTACTTTGCTACCTAATATATGTAAGTAAAATTGAACTGATTTGCATGAGTAgtatttactaaccctcaagaATAATTTATTTCAGTGAGGCAGCAGCATGACTTTAGACGAAACCCatcacaggtacgtctgtaagatgtctgctaaagatctgctgtgtaaaacatCTGATAGTTGTCTTAGAAAGGTCAGTTATACAAAATTTAGGTATACATTATACATTAGGTTATACATAATTCAAGAAACTTCTCAcgtcaacacacaaacacttgttTCCCTCTCTTTAACTTTTGCTGTGTAACTTAACTCAAAAGCAACATGACTATTTCACAGGAATTTACTGTAATGTTAGtgtaaacacaaaatacaatattttattgtgaaaACTCACAGTAAAATCTTGTGAAAACCCTGCAATTTTTAACAGCGTATGTAATATACTGCACACATCACGTGATCAAAAGTTGTAATGTTGTTTATAATTAAACACATGAACTTTCCCACTATAGTGTGCACGTCACCTGTTTAATTGAGTGCTTTCTGTTTCTGTATACAGATCTGAGGTCAGTTTCTCATTACGgggaatagagagagagagcataacATCTGAGAAATGAGGCCACAGTCAAGCCAAGGCGTTTGTGGAAAACTGAACCAGAGAATAAATGGTCCTGTCAGTCTCAGAGGAGTTTGTGGCTCGATGACTGTTGACATGAACACAGGATGAACAGGTACAGCCGTCCTGATGGTTTATCACATCATGAAGTCCCTCATTGCCAGCAATAACATAAATATTCTAAAAAGGTTAAAGGAGCAAATGAACTCGTTAAAAATAACGTTGATCACATACAGAAAGTCAATAAACCATATGACAATTCAAACAGTCACACACATAAACGTACGTTTTCAGCGTGTTCTTGGAGTGTGTCGTTGTTGATCAGTGAAGAACCTGTAGAAGAATCAAGATCTAAGAACACACAAAAGTACAGAAATATACTGACTGTAAAAGAGCAACAGTTTTACCTTTTGTCTTGTTTCTCTGCGTGCAGAACATGAAGAGTGAAAGCCCAAACAGAAGAAGCGTCAGTGTGACCGACAGTGAGATTATCACCGTCAtatctacaaacacacaaacattcagTCAGCTTGAGCTTTCACTGTTTGAAATCTGAGCACAAACTTCAGAGCTTTACCTGATTTCAGATTTTCTGATACTGTGTAGAaacgtgatgatgatgatgatggtgatgatgaagCCATAGTGTCAGTGTTGACTGTATAATGAAGAGATGCTGGTGGTGTTGAGctgattgttgttgttttggttgTCGTTGTTATCATGCTTAATGAACTTCTATAATCTACAACAAAACCACAACCCACATATTAATAGATTTATACAAAGAACACGGGTGGAGTGTGGCCTCTTGACATttgtttaatggaaactgttgcaacaggaagtgacatcagagGTGGGACAGTAGTTTGTCGTCTCCTCTAGCGTGTGTTTCTTTAGAGGATGTTGTGGTTTTCAGACGGAGGGTCTTCATCGCTCATGATGCTGCACTTCTACACTCTGTGTGTACCACATCTGCACGCTCACACGCAAACACAAACCTCTGTTTCCACTTCATGTGATATATTTGAACACATCATCTGTGTGCTTGACAGTTTTTATGGTTTACTTTGACCTACCTTGTGTCATTTTCAGATGAACCTCTTTATAATCATCAAAGCGTCCAAAGCCTGTCACTGTTGCACACCAGTACAAGCCTTCATCAGATGATCTCAGATCAGTGATGATGACGGTGAAGATGTGAGCTGTTGAGTTATCAGTCAGACTGAATCGCTCATCGTCGGGTTTGGATTCAGATTTAACAGGTATGTCTTTGAAAAGTAATGGACATTATCCTCTGCACAGATACTTGTCATGTTCTTCATATCCAGACTCATATGGACAGTGTATCTCAACCTTTCCTCCTTCATGTGCAGTGAATGTCAAGATCTCATTTGCTCCACATTTCACCACTTACatgcagaagagaagagagacagacagttaGAGCTCATTGCAAAATTTGTCTTGACACTATTAGCAGTTTTGTATGAAAGTATTTTGGATAAAACAAAACTAGCACGAATCTACTCACATGAAACTTATAAGGAACATATTGACATTAACTTCTTACCTGACATGATGACCAGAATGTTCAGAACAAGAACTTTATCAGCACAACACGGCATCATTCTGCTCTGTCTGTGTGCTACTATTCCTGGACACAAATGAAGACacctcacctctctctctctctcttcatcctctcctctctcctctctcttcatctactttctctctctctctcttctctctctcttctctctctctctcttcttctctcgtactcttctctctctttctctctcatcttctttctctcttctctctctctctcttctctcttctgtctctcctctctctctcctctctcttctgtctcgtctcttcttctctctctctctactctctctctctctctctcacctctctcttctctctctctcctctcctcttctctctctctctctctcttctctctctctctctctctctctctcgtctctctatctctctgtctctctctctcttctcttctctcgtctctctctacatctctctctcctctctctgtctcttctctctcttctctcacctctctcactctctctctctcctctcatcctctctctcttcgttctctctctctctctctctctctctctctctctctctctctctctctctctctctctctctctctctctctctctctctctctctctctctctctctctctctcactctctctctctctctctctctctccttataGAATAGAGTCAGCGTGTTAAACTGATAATGTTTtagatttgaaaaaaataatagatgtttacTTTGGCATTGTCCATCTGatattgatattgttacatccctatagtttttagtgatttttcttaGTTCTTCCTTTATCTTCTTTAACAGTTCTGTAACTTGTGCTTGatttatttgatcttttttattaaaactctGTGATTTCCAGCCTTGAATTTATTGAAAGGGGAAAACATTTACATGAATTACTCACCATCaaattgtttctttgttttgttgaacacaaagagagatttttggaagaatgttagcaagaTTTTGCAgccttctttttatttaaatccTCTAAATCAAAATGTTCCTTTAAGGTGGTGAGCAAGCACATCATTGgtcctttgttgtttatttaaaatacacgCTGTACGACATTCTGACTTGATATCTCTTCATTTCAAGGTGTTAGAGCACGGTTTGGTTCTAACATGCACTGCAAAAATTGAACAGTTGGGTcatcttaaaaaaaatagtCCAAATGGTAACACCTAAAAAAATTACGTTGGTCCAACTTAAATTTCCCAGCTGACAAGCCTGTAAAAAGTgatcagttggatcaacttaaaaaattacttcaattggtaacacttaaaaaaataagttggtCCAACTTAAATTTCCTAGCTAagaaaagtcaccatcatggtgatcagtgtttccttgagttggactcttgacccttgactttCATGAGTAAAATGTATTGCCATGTTGTTATTGTGTACTTCTAAAGAACATTTGTTATGGCAATGCAGGTGGAGCAAAACAAATGGTGTAGACTGTGGCAAAGGCAATCATCGTGTAGTTTGATTCACTGATCAACTAGTATGCATGTTAGGGAGTTTGATTGCATTTTGACGTCTTCTATGATTTTTGAAAACTGGAAGCAAATAAAGCCTTAAACTACAGCAGCATTTAGATGCACACAGACATCAGGAATCTGAACCTCaataatggtgacaatcaacagactaattgagataaacagatcaactgcaatgcatgctgggaatcatgaatgagttttgtactatgatgttacccagcatgcattgcagcatgtcaCTATTGTTATATGATTCATACACAGAttattgatgtctgtgtgtctaaATTCTGCTAgagtttaagattttatttgcattctgttttcaaaaatcatttagACATCAAAATTCAATCAAATATAATGTTCTAATGAATTATAaagttattatataattataaattatcactcaattctatttatttatttccacgtGAAAACTAAAATTAATCTGAAAAGCACAACATTTTAACTAACTGTAACTCCCCTGGACATCATAAAAAGACGGTGTAAAACCTTTCACTTTTGGGCCCCTCAAGGGACGACTTTTCCACATCAACCAAGACATagaaaagacgtcttttggGGTGACAAAAATGTATGCAAAAACACACTTACTATTGATCCTTTGAAAGGTCAGTCTCTGTCAAGCACTTTCGATTTCTCAAAGCCTCTTGAGTTCCTCAAGACCACCCTTCACAATTGTTTCGGAGAGGGTGGCGGttgtaagaaagaaagaactgaAAGCGAGCGACTCCCGGTGAGATGACTGGTATAGATAACTGTTTACCTTACTTCCCTATTTCTTGCAAAACATGTTGTTACATAGCAGCTTCACAAAGAACAGTGCCTCACTTACCTTCCAGGTATATGCTCACTACAGTTGGATTAAATACAGGCTGAAAATGCAATGAGGATATCAAGATATTATTTCAATAAAGAAAATCTCGTTTCTCTTCTAGGCTACataatgtgcattatttttataACAAAGAACTCAAACAGGAATCATCTTAGTTGAATTGATCAGTTGAAGCACAATGACTTGTGTGCATGACACTGTAAGCAGATTGATGGAGTGTGTTAGAAGAGCTGTGGCTTTGAAAGAAAAGACACAACACACCAGACGAGTCTCTGTTCGACTGCAGTTTACTTTCTAATTTTAAGAAAATCCTCCCAACCAACAGAATCATGGACTGCAGGAAACACATCATATCTTTTTACTCACAAGCATGTCAAGAATCAGCGTacaaatctcaacaatggtgacatgCACCGTGccgcagtgcattctgggtacATCATGAAAGTCATATGTGTATGTCACGTGACCTTCCAGGGGGTCGCAGGTCAAGAAAGCAGCACATTACATTAGgacaattccagcgttatgtgacatatttatatatatttactaaGCTTTCATTGGACACATGAGGGCCGAATGTTGGTTCTAAAGGTTTGACCCTGCAGATCAAATGCAGTGGTTATCTGGCCCATCAGGCTCGTCACCATGTGCCTTATAAACGCACCTCCATGGAGCTGACTTGACTTTTTTATGATGTACTTCATGAAATGAAAGCTTTCCAATCTGTTatgactacactgtaaaaactctGTAAGAATGAGGCACAATGTACTGTACTGATATGATATGAAGGAATGTTCCGTAATTCTTTTTTTACGGTTGATATACatggattttacattttgcacagcattgaattacattttagcatgaGCAGAAAGGCCGGTAAAATAGACGGATAAAGTACTGTCAGAAAATGGATTACCAGACGTTTGTTAACAGTGTGTTTCCAAGGATTACATTTAAGCAATTGAATCGATGACAATTTCAGTGAGAATTTTGCCATTATCaggcagtttttatttattttttcaacattaagcacatgattttattattatgcTGCCATAAAACACACCACAAACACACGTATAACATTTACGTGCAACTTTTCATTATCTTACAGAAAAggaaaaagacaaaacagaaaagcaaaacatacataatcaaatacaaatatttatttttagattaatgCAAACTCTGACAATCATAGAATAATACAACCTCAAACATTAATTTTCTTCAAATTGTTAAAGtataatattgtttttgaagCGAATTCTGGATCACGTAAACTGGATAATGTTAtatctttaaaatataattattttgtgAACATCTGCATGTCTACAGGAATGAAAATGAGATTTCtgaaccaaacaaagaaatgccCATTTTTGGACCGATTGAGAATCCAGTTCCCAGGAATTTGACCTCCACTCCACCGAGGCCAGCGGATACACCCGTATCAAGTGCAACACCCGCCTTCAGATGAAGTGGACCGGCTTTGGCAGATGCGCTGGCAAGTTCAGCTCGAGCCAACGCTCCGACTTTAGTCACACTTGCTTCAGCACCAAAGGAAGCATTTGGGCCTCTGGCTTCTGCCTCAAAGATGCTGTATTCAGCACGAGCTCGACCCACTCCTGCTTCTGCATGGATTCCAGCTTTGGGGATTCTTTTTCCTGGTTTGTTTTCGAAACTTACTGCATAATTGTCACAATTAGCAAATGAACCTTCTGCACTGGCACCTGCTTTTCTGTCATACGTGTTAATTATGTCTAGTAATCCAGAAGCTGAAGCACATTTTGATCCTTGCTTAGCTTCGCATGTTTCTTCCTGAACTAATTCCTCATCGAGGTCACTTGACTCATCCGTCGGGTGTTTTCCTTGTTTGGCGTGAATGTCGGCTTCTTCATCTGCGGATGATAGAAATGAGGTTTAATGCAGTGCAGAAAGACAGAAATAACTGTTACATGTCCGTTTAATACTCAATGTTTTGTGAGGGACACTAAGATCTACACTTTTTCCTGCACTATGGGTCTCTTTTTTTTGCTTGAGGAAAACAACTTCTTAAGGCTGGATAATGCATTTCATATTTCATTGACTTTACATTATATGTTACGTGTTATGTGGGAGGTGTTTTTTTAGCGTATGTCATGTCACAAATCATATGTTGAAGATGcttcaataaatatttttaaatacatatatagGAACAAATGTATACATAGTCCCTGACAAAACACCAGTAAAATTCTTTATGTATTTACTTGATTACTTATATTCAATTTCTTCGAAATTGCACTCCTTGGCTGTACATCTCTCCTGCCATGTCATCAAGAGTCACCGAAGGACCTCTTTTGAATGACGCATGAATTTGTCCCCTTTTCATGACCATGTATGCTTAAGCTATGGCtcaaatatttatgtatttgagaaaatatttgtgcatgaaaatgaaaattttatatatttgaaaatgtatgttGCATATTATGTACAAGTATTTGACATATATTTTTAGTTCTATGAAAACCATATGTGTCGGGTATATTTTATAAGGcatatatgcaaataaaaaatgaaaaacataaagctAAAATGTAACGTTTCACAATGTATACCAACTATAAAAATGCACTTACCACTGTCGTCATGTTCATGGTAGGTCAACTGCCACTTTCCAGACATTATTGGGGGTCTCAGCAGGGTGTTTGTTGGAGCGGTGTCTGAATGTTTTGCTTCTGTCAAGCACTTTTAATATCTGTATTTAAAGTGTCTTGAGTTCCTCTTTCAGCTCAAGACCCCCGTCACAATCGTTTGGGGAAGTGGGAGTGGGTGGCTGTTGCGGGAAGCGAGCGACTCCTTGGGAAAATAtttatgacatttaaaaatggCCATTTTTGTAATAGTTGGAAACATATATACAATTATTTGGCATATTTTTATATCTGTGGAAACCATGAACACGTATTTTAGAGgtgtttttcatatatttctttatattcattttctgTATGGGATGTGAACAGTGTTCAGTTGTTTCTGAGAATGGAGGGATTTCCCTCTAAG
This sequence is a window from Triplophysa rosa linkage group LG4, Trosa_1v2, whole genome shotgun sequence. Protein-coding genes within it:
- the LOC130552874 gene encoding NACHT, LRR and PYD domains-containing protein 3-like isoform X2, yielding MMASVSELLANSLNELIKDQLKEFQWHLKNLDGVLASKLENADVLDTVDKMVQRFKPNGAVKITLNILRKMNQNQLAEELENKHREGAAPVDSKAVDLGHSELSNRLKNFLKQEYERILDGNSDTGHRKYLNDIYTDLYIVKNETGGAVSEHEVRRIELNLNKSAATDTAIKCNDIFKVQSETGRRNKKVLTMGIAGVGKTVSVNKFILDWAEGKENQEIMFIFPLPFRQLNCIQEDCSVMELIHKNFFSSDKELPSLPEEEGQVMFIFDGLDECRFPLKFKKSEKFTDVHEKTKAGVIVTNLIKRNLLPSALIWITSRPAAAHLIPRDHIDQVSEVRGFNDEQKEKYFIKNSCPDVSEKIVSHIKTSRSLYIMCHIPVFCWIALGVLKPLLTQRKPDKIPTTLTGMYIYFLLSQMEQMTKRCNQCVVSFEDVVVKLGELAFKQLQKGNLIFYREDLEECGLDVSEGLVFSGLCTQIFQTEKPVCGRKVYSFVHLSVQEFLAALYVLFIYKDRKRNPFSHTLGEKLKWIFKNSPFDHHKTAIKNALRSKNGHLDVLLRFLMGLSLQSNQNDLKELLPTLKITDEDDKSLRRTADYIRMRIENEESSEKSINLFHCLNELKDVSLITEIQKYLIAGDLSAPDLYSVQWSALVFVLLMSEETREMFELQKYRGSDEALNGLLPVIRNTSRALLQNCNLTDECCESLSSCLQSSKCLLRELDLSNNDLQDSGVKLISDALKDTNCHLQILRLSGCMVTDEGCCYLASALSSNPSHLRELDLSYNHPQHSALQLLAYQSDPNYTLNKLNVDHGGEFRITPGLHKYACDLTLDPNTANDYLVLSDENKEVTHDENLQSYPDHPDRFDSHQVMCRESLTGRCYWEAATSGYCIISVAYQSIDRKGASDDCVFGSTVKSWGLECSSDRFTACHNNKKTVISVPSSFSNRVGVYLDWPAGTLSFYSVSDTHTLTHLHTFNTTFTQPLYAGFYVCYVTSVSLSKNKQ
- the LOC130552874 gene encoding NACHT, LRR and PYD domains-containing protein 3-like isoform X1 — translated: MMASVSELLANSLNELIKDQLKEFQWHLKNLDGVLASKLENADVLDTVDKMVQRFKPNGAVKITLNILRKMNQNQLAEELENKHREGAAPVDSKAVDLGHSELSNRLKNFLKQEYERILDGNSDTGHRKYLNDIYTDLYIVKNETGGAVSEHEVRRIELNLNKSAATDTAIKCNDIFKVQSETGRRNKKVLTMGIAGVGKTVSVNKFILDWAEGKENQEIMFIFPLPFRQLNCIQEDCSVMELIHKNFFSSDKELPSLPEEEGQVMFIFDGLDECRFPLKFKKSEKFTDVHEKTKAGVIVTNLIKRNLLPSALIWITSRPAAAHLIPRDHIDQVSEVRGFNDEQKEKYFIKNSCPDVSEKIVSHIKTSRSLYIMCHIPVFCWIALGVLKPLLTQRKPDKIPTTLTGMYIYFLLSQMEQMTKRCNQCVVSFEDVVVKLGELAFKQLQKGNLIFYREDLEECGLDVSEGLVFSGLCTQIFQTEKPVCGRKVYSFVHLSVQEFLAALYVLFIYKDRKRNPFSHTLGEKLKWIFKNSPFDHHKTAIKNALRSKNGHLDVLLRFLMGLSLQSNQNDLKELLPTLKITDEDDKSLRRTADYIRMRIENEESSEKSINLFHCLNELKDVSLITEIQKYLIAGDLSAPDLYSVQWSALVFVLLMSEETREMFELQKYRGSDEALNGLLPVIRNTSRALLQNCNLTDECCESLSSCLQSSKCLLRELDLSNNDLQDSGVKLISDALKDTNCHLQILRLSGCMVTDEGCCYLASALSSNPSHLRELDLSYNHPQHSALQLLAYQSDPNYTLNKLNVDHGGEFRITPGLHKCKTHVHTHLVIVVLLRYKCHYLCSDACDLTLDPNTANDYLVLSDENKEVTHDENLQSYPDHPDRFDSHQVMCRESLTGRCYWEAATSGYCIISVAYQSIDRKGASDDCVFGSTVKSWGLECSSDRFTACHNNKKTVISVPSSFSNRVGVYLDWPAGTLSFYSVSDTHTLTHLHTFNTTFTQPLYAGFYVCYVTSVSLSKNKQ
- the LOC130552938 gene encoding uncharacterized protein LOC130552938; the encoded protein is MSGKWQLTYHEHDDSDEEADIHAKQGKHPTDESSDLDEELVQEETCEAKQGSKCASASGLLDIINTYDRKAGASAEGSFANCDNYAVSFENKPGKRIPKAGIHAEAGVGRARAEYSIFEAEARGPNASFGAEASVTKVGALARAELASASAKAGPLHLKAGVALDTGVSAGLGGVEVKFLGTGFSIGPKMGISLFGSEISFSFL